From Corticium candelabrum chromosome 13, ooCorCand1.1, whole genome shotgun sequence, a single genomic window includes:
- the LOC134189096 gene encoding uncharacterized protein K02A2.6-like, with the protein MKGLARSFVWWPGIDKELERVVKGCHTCQVHRKLPALAPLHPWAQADRAWSRLHIDFAGPFLGQSFLIVVDAYSKWLEVDTMTSTTARVTIKKLQRLFATHGIPEIVVSDNGAAFTSAEFRQFMEGNGIKHIYSAPYHPSSNGLAERAVATFKGAMKRMNSEYGALESKIDRFLLRYRITPHATTGEPPALLLLGRMPRSRLDLLRPDLAAYTYKKQEQQRNDHDKRSRDRTFEVGQLVYVKNFGQGTPWVMATVKERTGPLSFRVMLPDGRMLRRHQDHIRSRQLEDDPLPNDTHTDPTASPPESNMTEELPSIEVASEPGGSISETNGDHGGQGETVGQEATSNMEPASTGVRRSARARKAPDRLDL; encoded by the coding sequence ATGAAGGGGCTTGCTCGAAGTTTCGTATGGTGGCCGGGCATAGACAAGGAGCTGGAGAGAGTAGTGAAAGGATGCCACACTTGTCAGGTACATCGCAAATTGCCGGCGTTGGCACCTCTGCATCCGTGggcacaagcagacagagcaTGGTCTCGCTTACACATCGATTTTGCTGGGCCGTTTCTTGGCCAGTCGTTCCTTATCGTAGTTGACGCCTATTCCAAGTGGCTGGAGGTGGACACTATGACATCTACGACGGCGCGCGTAACGATCAAGAAGCTGCAGCGGTTATTTGCAACACATGGCATTCCGGAGATAGTAGTATCTGATAATGGGGCTGCCTTTACCAGTGCTGAATTTCGGCAATTTATGGAAGGAAATGGCATTAAGCACATCTATTCTGCGCCATATCACCCATCGTCTAACGGGTTGGCAGAACGAGCAGTAGCAACCTTCAAAGGGGCTATGAAGAGAATGAATTCGGAGTATGGAGCATTGGAGAGTAAAATTGACAGATTCCTGCTGCGGTATCGAATCACACCACACGCTACCACTGGTGAACCACCGGCTCTCTTACTGTTAGGGCGGATGCCGCGGAGTAGATTGGATCTACTACGTCCCGACTTGGCGGCCTATACGTACAAGAAGCAGGAGCAACAAAGAAACGACCATGATAAGCGCAGTCGAGACCGAACATTTGAGGTTGGACAGTTGGTGTACGTGAAAAATTTTGGACAGGGCACGCCATGGGTTATGGCAACAGTGAAAGAAAGAACGGGTCCACTATCATTCCGAGTCATGTTGCCTGATGGTAGAATGTTACGAAGACACCAAGATCACATTCGGTCGCGTCAACTGGAAGATGACCCACTACCCAacgacacacatacagacccCACTGCATCACCACCGGAGTCTAACATGACGGAAGAACTGCCTTCAATCGAGGTAGCAAGTGAACCAGGAGGGAGCATCTCGGAAACAAACGGTGACCACGGTGGTCAGGGGGAAACGGTTGGCCAGGAAGCAACCAGCAACATGGAGCCGGCATCAACCGGGGTCAGAAGATCTGCTCGAGCAAGGAAGGCGCCGGACAGACTAGACTTGTAA